Proteins co-encoded in one Aspergillus flavus chromosome 2, complete sequence genomic window:
- a CDS encoding t-SNARE yields the protein MWRDRTNLYISYRQSFAHHPAKKPRYIGASNGFSDSLSQPEESRRLISDSGGLDDDGDAIIEMDVLPPRWVDVQEEVTELLADIAQKSAQLDKLHQKHLLPGFGDEEVRKQDESVIERLTQEITRSFHECQKAVQKVELMVREAKQQGGVSSGDETMAKNIQISLAARVQEASARFRKKQSTYLKKLRGLEGAANPFERSPTPVQNPYTDPSLMESDADKSFSQTTLMQTSQRLRGENDAAIMQREREINDIAKGIIELSDIFRELQAMVIDQGTMLDRIDYNVEKMNTEVKAADKELKVATNYQRRTTKRKILLLLVILVAGLFIVLLVKPKRHASSSPATAPETPQQPPQSNEHPSDAFPRTVETVYRRKRRPSLAPAARSKWVDPDIHR from the exons ATGTGGCGAGATCGCACGAATTT ATATATCTCCTACCGTCAATCATTCGCGCATCATCCGGCCAAGAAGCCTCGCTATATCGGAGCATCCAATGGCTTCTCCGATTCACTATCGCAACCAGAGGAAAGCCGCAGACTTATATCTGATTCAGGGGGACTAGATGACGATGGCGATGCAATTATTGAGATGGATGTGCTTCCTCCGCGCTGGGTCGACGTGCAGGAAGAGGTGACAGAGTTACTTGCCGACATTGCGCAGAAGTCTGCCCAATTGGATAAACTACATCAAAAGCACCTTTTACCAGGGTTCGGGGACGAAGAAGTAAGGAAACAAGACGAAAGTGTTATCGAGCGGCTCACGCAGGAGATCACGCGCTCCTTCCATGAATGCCAAAAGGCGGTCCAGAAGGTTGAGTTGATGGTGCGCGAAGCAAAACAACAAGGTGGTGTAAGCAGCGGAGATGAGACTATGGCCAAAAATATTCAGATATCTCTTGCTGCACGAGTCCAAGAGGCTAGTGCTCGGTTTaggaagaaacaaagcaCATACTTAAAGA AATTGCGAGGGCTGGAAGGTGCAGCGAACCCGTTCGAACGATCTCCAACACCCGTGCAAAACCCTTATACGGATCCCTCTTTAATGGAATCCGATGCGGATAAGTCCTTCTCGCAGACAACTCTGATGCAAACATCACAGCGACTAAGGGGAGAGAATGATGCCGCCATAATGCAGCGTGAAAGGGAAATCAACGATATTGCCAAAGGTATCATTGAGCTCTCAGACATATTCCGCGAACTACAAGCAATGGTTATCGATCAAGGTACCATGCTGGACCGGATAGACTATAATGTGGAGAAAATGAATACAGAAGTCAAAGCTGCTGATAAGGAACTCAAAGTG GCCACCAATTACCAGCGACGTACAACGAAACGCAAAATCCTTCTATTATTGGTAATTCTTGTTGCAGGATTGTTCATAGTTCTTCTGGTCAAACCAAAACGACATGCCAGTAGTTCGCCGGCGACTGCTCCAGAGACCCCCCAGCAACCCCCACAATCGAATGAACACCCATCTGATGCATTTCCCCGAACAGTTGAAACTGTCTATAGACGGAAGAGGCGCCCGTCTTTGGCTCCAGCTGCACGAAGCAAATGGGTGGATCCTGACATACACCGATAG
- a CDS encoding Hsp90 co-chaperone Cdc37, translating into MVLDYSKWDALELSDDSDIEVHPNVDKRSFIRAKQAQIHQQRMQRRHEIETLKYERIINDGLLSRIDQLLKSLQQHEGSSKNPEEVVFQVLMESASNPSEDQPPAPPAGVYTHEKEQPKYSQMMSSLVDQVKKEMGEVSSDNLLKEYIKGVQGHKDKVQGLQKELLAKLAELEKEESSKITSDSIHTGFDTSFVSKNDSKGKGTETKKAESVELLNPTAVSGSSSQKATADEEEEDPENMKASDLAKRLAKINRNDYRALLQFISEHPEIVAEKETDGLLVEAFNSQMEGKEDYARTCVHHGLLLQYCRSLGRDGISLFFKRITTKDHQASTLFRNDVNETYNKIKTRAAELAKDGSASNDPAGVEQIQLHAVDPNTKITINIPAAESSEPVEVEARKIFESFSKELQQALSSESLDEVNKVLGKMSVEEAEDVVEKLGESGMLSLEEGIVDATTEEGRKKLEEIEAESKRENRIEEVGEPGGDITELD; encoded by the exons ATGGTGCTCGATTACAGCAAATGGGATGCGCTCGAGCTGTCTGATGATTCAGACATTGAAGTGCACCCTAATGTCGACAAGCGCTCCTTCATCCGTGCCAAACAGGCTCAGATTCATCAGCAGCGCATGCAACGCCGCCATGAAATTGAAACTCTAAAGTACGAGCGTATCATTAACGACGGACTTCTCTCCCGCATAGATCAACTCCTGAAGTCACTCCAACAGCATGAGGGTTCCTCGAAGAACCCCGAAGAAGTGGTTTTCCAGGTCCTCATGGAATCGGCAAGCAATCCGTCAGAAGATCAACCCCCTGCCCCACCGGCCGGTGTATACACGCATGAGAAAGAACAGCCAAAGTACTCTCAAATGATGAGCTCATTGGTGGATCAGGTTAAGAAGGAGATGGGCGAGGTTAGTTCCGACAACCTTCTCAAAGAATACATCAAGGGTGTGCAGGGACACAAGGACAAAGTACAGGGCTTGCAGAAGGAATTGCTGGCGAAACTTGCAGAactcgagaaggaagaaagcaGCAAAATCACGAGTGATTCGATACATACCGGCTTTGACACATCCTTTGTCTCCAAGAACGATTCTAAGGGCAAAGGAACTGAAACCAAGAAGGCGGAATCCGTTGAGCTGCTGAATCCTACCGCGGTATCGGGGTCTTCGTCGCAGAAGGCAACCgctgatgaagaggaagaggatccGGAAAACATGAAGGCTAGTGACCTGGCCAAGAGGCTCGCAAAGATCAACCGTAACGACTACCGTGCCTTGCTTCAGTTCATTTCTGAACATCCAGAAATCGTCGCAGAGAAGGAAACGGATGGTTTGCTAGTCGAAGCATTCAATAGCCAAATGGAAGGTAAAGAGGACTATGCTCGTACATGCGTTCACCACGGCCTGCTGCTGCAGTATTGCCGCTCCTTGGGCCGTGATGgtatttctctcttctttaaGCG TATCACGACGaaagatcatcaagcatCGACGCTTTTCCGAAACGATGTCAATGAAACCTacaacaagatcaagaccCGTGCAGCAGAACTCGCTAAGGATGGCTCTGCATCCAATGACCCTGCTGGTGTTGAGCAGATCCAGCTTCATGCGGTTGATCCCAACACTAAGATCACCATCAACATTCCTGCTGCAGAGAGCAGCGAACCTGTCGAAGTCGAAGCACGCAAGATCTTTGAATCATTTTCGAAGGAATTGCAGCAGGCATTGAGCTCTGAATCTCTAGATGAGGTCAATAAGGTTCTCGGCAAGATGAGTGTCGAGGAGGCAGAAGATGTTGTGGAGAAGCTTGGTGAAAGCGGTATGCTCAGCCTCGAGGAAGGTATTGTGGATGCCACCACAGAAGAAGGTCGGAAGAagttggaagagatcgaagcCGAAAGTAAAAGGGAGAATAGGATTGAGGAAGTGGGAGAGCCAGGCGGTGACATTACTGAACTTGACTAA
- a CDS encoding mediator complex, subunit Med20, with the protein MPITGVFFIPSNPNASTAFATITERLHSSLADEPIPVGRWALEHKLMRDTPSCLPTSASQRPAQPRYMQFLSLTYFPNHGFIYTSPPPGKVSHAHHGAGSPGTVAPGASSPASPTPVPQQTATPTQAPAPNSQDHSSMVMTTVPLPACSTLFQHFVYACQPFWCHRHTVTVPGGVVYDVGDFRVRIGDVRQTQPAARVRGTVVEIEWKGPSLVTSIASLFSQSKKAFGGPRTSDLPDDDGDSGIDMAFPEGLEEADIDGEYAATATLIREFWARLGIQGAREAILVQDLGREAKEQLRKLKQLGDQKARQPSTNVTGSGQQDEDPDPEAGVDVARQFMEIFRFNR; encoded by the exons ATGCCAATCACTGG GGTCTTCTTCATTCCGTCAAACCCCAACGCCTCCACAGCCTTCGCTACAATTACAGAGCGTCTTCATTCATCATTAGCCGATGAGCCCATTCCTGTGGGCCGCTGGGCCCTAGAGCACAAGCTGATGAGGGACACCCCATCTTGTCTACCTACATCAGCGTCCCAGCGTCCCGCACAACCGAGGTACATGCAGTTCCTCTCACTAACCTACTTTCCAAACCATGGGTTCATCTACACGTCTCCGCCCCCAGGGAAGGTGTCTCATGCCCATCATGGTGCCGGTAGTCCCGGTACAGTAGCTCCAGGGGCGTCGAGTCCCGCCTCTCCAACCCCAGTTCCACAACAGACCGCAACGCCTACACAGGCTCCGGCACCGAACAGTCAGGATCATTCGTCAATGGTCATGACAACTGTTCCATTGCCAGCGTGCAGTACACTCTTTCAACACTTCGTTTACGCCTGCCAACCGTTCTGGTGCCATCGACACACCGTTACGGTTCCTGGCGGTGTTGTCTATGATGTTGGTGATTTTCGGGTCCGAATTGGTGATGTACGACAGACTCAGCCGGCTGCAAGGGTTAGGGGTACGGTTGTTGAGATAGAATGGAAGGGCCCGTCATTAGTGACGTCCATAGCGTCGCTGTTTAGTCAGTCCAAGAAGGCGTTCGGCGGCCCTAGAACTAGCGATTTACCAGATGATGACGGTGACTCTGGAATCGACATGGCATTCCCTGAGGGTCTTGAGGAGGCAGATATTGATGGCGAGTATGCTGCGACCGCCACATTGATTCGAGAGTTCTGGGCGCGCTTAGGCATTCAAGGGGCGCGGGAAGCGATTCTTGTGCAAGATCTCGGTAGGGAAGCCAAAGAGCAATTGCGAAAGTTGAAGCAGCTAGGGGACCAAAAAGCACGCCAACCCTCTACCAATGTCACAGGAAGTGGACAACAGGATGAAGACCCCGACCCGGAAGCTGGAGTTGATGTGGCGAGGCAATTCATGGAAATTTTTAGATTCAACCGCTAA
- a CDS encoding calmodulin — protein sequence MADSLTEEQVSEYKEAFSLFDKDGDGQITTKELGTVMRSLGQNPSESELQDMINEVDADNNGTIDFPEFLTMMARKMKDTDSEEEIREAFKVFDRDNNGFISAAELRHVMTSIGEKLTDDEVDEMIREADQDGDGRIDYNEFVQLMMQK from the exons ATG GCCGACTCTTTGACTGAAGAACAGGTCTCCGAGTACAAGGAGGCCTTCTCCCTATTC GACAAGGACGGTGATG GCCAGATCACCACCAAGGAGTTGGGCACTGTCATGCGCTCTCTGGGCCAAAACCCCTCTGAGTCGGAACTCCAGGACATGATTAACGAGGTTGACGCCGACAACAATGGCACCATTGACTTCCCTG AGTTCCTGACGATGATGGCGAGAAAGATGAAGGATACCGActctgaggaggagatccgGGAGGCTTTCAAGGTTTTCGACCGCGATAACAACGGCTTCATCTCCGCTGCCGAATTGCGTCACGTCATGACCTCCATCGGCGAGAAGCTTACCGATGACGAAGTTGATGAGATGATCCGCGAGGCGGATCAGGATGGTGACGGCCGGATTGACT ACAACGAGTTTGTCCAGCTCATGATGCAAAAATAA
- a CDS encoding class I alpha-mannosidase has protein sequence MLFVRKSYFLPTFILVFLTYILFSSLPPGAEIPYIDDPAEYGPPPPRPPPKGNDLIHYRNPTEKHPVEEYIPLPTAAPSPIPRVQYEFPVESWFTRRRRVKKQNAVRNAFKHAWKGYKEHAWLRDELSPLSAEYRESFGGWAATLVDSLDTLIIMGLMDEFEDALQAIEHIDFSTTGATQINVFETNIRYLGGFLGAYDLTNGSYPILLKKAVEVADLIYGSFDTRNRMPQSRWEWTRSALGMGIQPSRNTILAELGSLNLEFTRMSQLTKDPKYFDAIQRITDKLESAQSRTQVPGLWPMMVDAHDMQFTDPRFTVGGMADSTYEYLPKEHILLGAQTDQYRKMYDAAINSIKKRLLFRGMTKDGKDIMFAGNIRSTSKSVIEPQFEHLKCFLGGTVGIGAKVFDRPEELSIARKLTDGCIWAYDIMPTGIMPEALYISPCKNTDDCEWDEQKWHTDVLRRFAKYSQGEEVAQQIISSNKLPPGVTEIPDASYNLRPEAIESVFIMYRITGDKELQDAAWRMFRSIEKMTLTRYGHAAISDVRNPQSSQLDYMESFWLAETLKYFYLIFSEPDVVNLDEYVLYVSPISQPDNHPMTGCLGSSNQSTNDNHIGTPRHTHSDVQLLDHDTEPFRLHFLFH, from the exons ATGCTTTTCGTTCGAAAAAGCTATTTTCTTCCAACATTTATCTTAGTCTTCCTCACGTATATCCTTTTCTCTAGTCTACCGCCAGGCGCGGAGATACCGTACATTGACGACCCCGCAGAATATggacctcctcctccaaggcCTCCTCCAAAAGGCAACGACCTAATCCATTATAGAAACCCCACCGAGAAACACCCGGTGGAAGAATATATCCCCCTTCCAACAGCTGCCCCATCTCCCATCCCCCGTGTCCAGTATGAATTCCCGGTGGAATCATGGTTCACTCGCAGACGAAGGgtgaagaagcagaacgcTGTGCGGAATGCCTTTAAACACGCATGGAAAGGATACAAGGAGCATGCATGGCTACGGGATGAGCTCTCGCCGCTAAGTGCTGAATACCGAGAATCATTTGGTGGATGGGCAGCTACCCTAGTTGATTCTCTCGATACACTGATCATCATGGGGTTGATGGATGAATTCGAAGATGCACTGCAGGCAATTGAGCATATTGATTTCTCGACCACCGGCGCCACGCAAATCAACGTATTCGAGACGAATATCCGATACCTAGGCGGCTTCCTGGGAGCTTACGATTTAACCAACGGAAGTTACCCCATACTTTTGAAGAAGGCAGTAGAGGTTGCCGACCTGATATATGGCTCGTTTGATACTCGCAATAGAATGCCCCAATCTCGTTGGGAGTGGACGAG GTCGGCGCTAGGAATGGGTATTCAGCCCAGCCGCAACACCATTCTTGCCGAACTAGGTTCTCTGAATCTAGAATTCACTCGAATGTCGCAGTTGACCAAGGATCCAAAGTATTTCGACGCAATCCAAAGGATCACCGATAAGCTGGAATCCGCACAATCACGCACACAAGTACCCGGTCTATGGCCTATGATGGTCGATGCCCATGATATGCAGTTCACCGATCCTCGGTTCACTGTCGGTGGGATGGCTGACTCCACTTACGAGTATCTCCCCAAGGAACATATATTATTGGGGGCTCAGACGGATCAATACCGAAAAATGTACGACGCGGCGATAAACTCTATCAAGAAGCGGCTGCTATTCCGGGGCATGACCAAGGATGGGAAGGACATCATGTTCGCAGGCAATATCCGCTCTACTTCTAAAAGTGTCATCGAACCCCAATTTGAACACCTGAAGTGCTTTCTCGGAGGGACTGTAGGCATAGGAGCTAAGGTGTTTGACCGCCCTGAGGAATTATCGATCGCGCGGAAATTGACCGACGGCTGTATCTGGGCTTATGACATTATGCCCACAGGGATCATGCCCGAGGCCTTGTATATCAGTCCTTGCAAGAACACGGATGACTGCGAGTGGGATGAGCAGAAATGGCATACTGATGTTCTTCGTCGTTTCGCCAAATACTCCCAAGGGGAAGAAGTCGCCCAGCAAATTATCAGCAGCAATAAATTGCCACCTGGCGTGACTGAGATCCCGGATGCAAGCTATAACTTGAG ACCGGAGGCTATCGAATCTGTATTCATTATGTACCGTATCACGGGAGACAAGGAACTGCAAGATGCTGCATGGCGGATGTTCCGTAGCATCGAGAAGATGACCCTGACTCGCTACGGACATGCAGCTATCTCCGATGTGCGCAACCCTCAGTCATCACAGCTTGACTATATGGAAAGTTTCTGGCTCGCAGAGACGCTCAAATACTTCTATCTTATATTCTCTGAGCCGGACGTCGTCAACTTGGACGAATACGTACTGTATGTATCCCCAATATCCCAACCGGACAACCATCCTATGACAGGCTGTTTGGGATCATCAAACCAAAGTACTAACGACAATCACATAGGAACACCGAGGCACACCCATTCAGACGTCCAACTGCTTGACCATGACACTGAGCCGTTTCGCCTTCATTTCTTATTTCATTAA
- a CDS encoding RNA polymerase II-binding domain-containing protein, which translates to MAYTDDAVKAKLSALNETQEGIVTVAQWVMFHRRHAERTAQLWLQKLRDSPAPKRLNLIYLANEVAQQSRARRKEDFLIAFSPIIAEATATAYKGASNDIQQKLRRVVEVWRQRAIFEPPIQDAVEARVDEIDKSRSIGKKPPLGGSLFSSSSGSTPSELQPLVPLQVALSKATVASGASATTANAEYDKMHDPSTPLPTPPVHAARLSQLLKALANAESSVSEVIKSRIALIDGLEKLLETNRAALAKEQSLATQLSERRSETEAKKREVEDGIMRGLSAENSPAVHLGESEGEPVARPEVEALTPPPVEALTPVGSPKNEPQEMNYATQNYAQSHAPTAGFVLPGFGFTTEAAQNSLQDDPNGLHPKKRKVAHEEEDYAQFASGDLDADVAELLQQESNLPK; encoded by the exons ATGGCCTATACGGACGATGCTGTGAAAGCGAAGCTTTCCGCCCTCAATGAGACCCAGGAGGGTATTGTCACAGTTGCGCAATGGGTCATGTTCCACAG GCGACATGCTGAGCGTACTGCGCAACTTTGGCTACAAAAGCTTCGCGACTCCCCCGCGCCAAAGCGATTGAATCTGATATATCTTGCGAATG AGGTTGCGCAACAGTCAAGAGCACGACGGAAAGAGGACTTCTTGATAGCATTCTCACCA ATTATCGCAGAGGCGACCGCTACTGCGTACAAAGGTGCTTCGAATGACATCCAGCAAAAGCTCCGGCGAGTAGTAGAGGTTTGGAGACAACGGGCAATCTTTGAGCCACCGATCCAGGACGCAGTTGAAGCGCGCGTAGATG AAATTGATAAATCACGCTCCATCGGTAAAAAGCCGCCTCTGGGCGGGTCGCTCTTCTCGAGCTCGTCTGGCTCAACGCCTTCTGAGCTTCAGCCCCTTGTTCCACTACAAGTGGCTCTATCAAAAGCTACTGTCGCCTCGGGTGCATCCGCGACGACTGCTAATGCCGAGTATGATAAGATGCATGACCCCAGTACCCCTTTACCAACACCTCCAGTACATGCCGCGCGACTTAGCCAGCTGTTGAAGGCACTTGCGAATGCCGAGAGCTCTGTCTCTGAGGTAATAAAATCTCGAATAGCACTCATTGATGGTCTTGAGAAACTTCTTGAGACCAATCGCGCGGCGTTGGCGAAGGAGCAGTCTCTGGCTACTCAGCTATCAGAAAGAAGATCGGAGACTGAGGCGAAGAAACGCGAGGTGGAGGATGGAATCATGAGAGGGCTATCCGCTGAAAATTCACCAGCCGTCCATCTTGGAGAATCCGAGGGAGAACCCGTCGCCCGTCCAGAAGTTGAAGCTCTAACCCCCCCACCCGTGGAGGCTCTTACACCCGTTGGATCGCCAAAAAATGAGCCGCAAGAGATGAATTATGCGACACAGAACTATGCTCAGTCTCATGCACCGACCGCGGGCTTTGTGTTGCCAGGCTTTGGATTTACAACAGAAGCTGCTCAAAACAGTCTTCAAGATGACCCAAACGGGCTTCATCCCAAGAAACGCAAGGTCGctcatgaagaagaagactatGCTCAATTTGCCAGTGGTGATCTAGATGCCGATGTCGCCGAGTTACTGCAGCAAGAAAGCAATCTTCCCAAGTGA
- a CDS encoding clathrin light chain: MADRFPSLEDFSAGQTEVVETNGTDADDFLARERAVLGDDAEQFATPQDHVATTDDVNAGDDDLLGGAEDAPAGAAPEISGFESSFPAIETQNEQVAPGGMITGTGAPFPPTGFSSYQAPEEEPEPVREWRERRDADIARRAEISEEKKQATIKKAQEDIDDFYVSYNNKTDKLHAQTRADAEQFLANREDTSSGGTSWDRIAKLVDVSGKGAKGGANGSGKERFRQLLVDLKKDENAPGASGI; the protein is encoded by the exons ATGGCAGACCGATTCCCCTCACTAGAAGACTTCTCCGCTG GCCAAACTGAAGTCGTGGAGACCAACGGCACAGATGCCGATGACTTCCTAGCCCGCGAGCGAGCCGTTCTAGGTGACGATGCAGAGCAGTTTGCTACCCCTCAAGACCACGTTGCTACCACGGACGATGTGAATGCTGGCGATGACGATTTACTGGGCGGTGCGGAGGACGCTCCTGCTGGCGCAGCCCCCGAGATCTCCGGATTCGaatcttctttccctgctATTGAGACACAGAATGAG CAAGTTGCGCCTGGCGGCATGATCACTGGAACCGGCGCTCCCTTCCCGCCTACGGGCTTCTCGAGCTACCAAGCGCCGGAGGAGGAACCCGAGCCCGTTAG GGAATGGCGCGAAAGACGAGATGCGGACATTGCACGCCGCGCGGAGATctccgaagaaaagaagcaagCGACTATTAAGAAGGCCCAAGAAGATATCGATGACTTTTACGTTTCTTACAACAACAAGACCGACAAGCTGCATGCCCAGACTCGTGCGGATGCCGAACAATTCCTCGCCAATCGCGAAGACACTTCTTCCGGAGGTACCAGCTGGGATCGTATCGCAAAACTTGTTGATGTCTCTGGAAAGGGCGCTAAGGGTGGCGCGAACGGATCTGGTAAGGAGCGTTTCCGTCAGCTTTTGGTCGATCTGAAGAAGGACGAGAATGCCCCCGGTGCCAGTGGCATCTAG
- a CDS encoding putative GABA permease: protein MAHAAGLKHETEAFGISEGGYATKGLVEPKYMGTIADQKDMNVLGRVQVLRRNFRFVSIVGFGCTLISTWEVILTLLSAGLTDGGTAGLIWGFIIVSLGFTLVFASIAEMASMAPTSGGQYHWVSEFAPRRYQKFLSYITGWLCAMGWQCAIVSIAFLAGTIIQGLIVLNDSTYDFQRWHGTLFIIAITTFSILFNTFLAKNLPMVEGLILILHVIGLFAIIIPLWVLAPRNNPKAVFTEFNNGGGWKSPGTATLVGLSTTITSMIGYDCSVHMSEEIKDASRTLPKAMMASIGVNGVLGLIMIITLCFTMGDVNSILASPTGFPFIQIFYNTTNSYTAANTMTAILIVTLTASTITEVATASRQLWSFARDGGLPFSSFFSYVTPGWHIPLNSVMVSLAVTILLSLINIGSTVALQAIVSLTITSLMSAYILSIGCVVLQRIRGEPLPPRRWSLGSFGMAINIASLLFLFPIFVFSFFPLTASVDSKSMNWSVVMYVGVIAFASVYYLVRGKHQFIAPVALVKREE, encoded by the exons ATGGCACATGCTGCTGGCCTTAAACATGAAACTGAGGCATTCGGCATCTCCGAGGGTGGATATGCCACGAAAGGCCTTGTTGAGCCCAAGTATATGGGCACTATAGCAGATCAAAAAGATATGAATGTTTTGGGCCGGGTTCAAGTTCTGCGG AGGAATTTTCGATTTGTTTCAATTGTTGGGTTCGGTTGCACATTGATATCCACTTGGGAAGTCATACTAAC GTTGTTGAGTGCTGGCTTAACCGACGGTGGAACTGCTGGCTTAATATGGGGTTTTATTATTGTTTCATTGGGGTTCACCCTTGTATTTGCCAGCATAGCTGAGATGGCGTCAAT GGCTCCGACATCTGGGGGTCAGTATCATTGGGTATCCGAGTTCGCTCCTCGCAGATACCAGAAGTTCCTGAGCTATATCACGG GCTGGCTCTGCGCAATGGGATGGCAGTGCGCTATTGTATCCATTGCATTTCTTGCTGGCACCATCATCCAAGGCCTCATTGTGCTCAATGATTCGACGTATGACTTTCAACGTTGGCACGGcactttatttataatagcGATTACAacattttctattcttttcaaTACCTTTCTAGCTAAGAACTTGCCCATGGTAGAAGGGTTGATTTTGATCCTCCATGTCATCGGGTTGTTTGCGATTATCATCCCTTTGTGGGTGCTTGCTCCCCGGAATAACCCCAAAGCTGTCTTTACTGAATTCAACAACGGAGGAGGATGGAAAAGCCCTGGTACTGCGACACTGGTCGGCCTGTCGACTACCATTACCTCTATGATCGGATATGATTGCTCTGTGCACATGT CTGAAGAAATTAAGGACGCGTCCAGAACATTACCAAAGGCAATGATGGCTTCTATTGGTGTCAACGGTGTTCTGGGCCTCATCATGATTATTACGCTGTGTTTCACTATGGGCGATGTTAACAGCATCCTCGCCAGCCCAACTGGTTTTCCGTTCATACAAATATTCTACAACACCACAAACAGTTATACGGCCGCGAATACAATGACCGCTATTTTGATAGTGACGTTGACAGCTAGTACTATCACAGAGGTGGCAACAGCATCCCGGCAGCTGTGGTCTTTTGCGAGAGATGGAGGGCTcccattctcatccttcttctcctat GTCACACCGGGATGGCACATCCCTCTAAACTCAGTGATGGTCTCTCTTGCAGTGACTATTCTCCTCTCTTTGATCAACATCGGCTCCACTGTTGCTCTTCAGGCCATAGTGTCTCTTACAATTACTTCTTTGATGTCTGCTTATATACTTTCTATTGGATGCGTCGTTCTTCAACGAATCCGAGGCGAGCCGCTTCCTCCCCGGAGATGGTCCCTCGGCTCTTTCGGTATGGCCATCAATATTGCATCTTTGCTATTTCTATTCCCgatcttcgtcttttctttttttcccctcacTGCATCTGTTGATAGTAAGTCGATGAATTGGAGTGTGGTTATGTATGTGGGAGTGATCGCCTTTGCATCGGTCTATTATCTGGTTCGAGGGAAGCATCAGTTTATTGCTCCAGTGGCGCTCGTCAAGAGGGAAGAGTGA